A single window of Nicotiana sylvestris chromosome 5, ASM39365v2, whole genome shotgun sequence DNA harbors:
- the LOC138868687 gene encoding uncharacterized protein, with translation MEDFLMADDYELLTIVNCEPQTPIKQNGQNETVPKEPSKFVAADFRMMEKNAKAKEILICGLGHDEYNKISTCSNAKEIWYALQNAHKGINQVKRSRIELLMKNYELFSMNESKSV, from the coding sequence ATGGAAGATTTTCTAATGGCAGATGACTATGAACTATTGACAATAGTGAATTGTGAACCACAGACTCCCATAAAACAAAATGGGCAAAATGAAACTGTTCCTAAAGAGCCCTCTAAATTTGTTGCTGCAGATTTTAGGATGATGGAAAAAAATGCAAAGGCCAAGGAGATCCTCATCTGTGGACTTGGGCATGATGAGTACAACAAGATATCTACATGCTCCAATGCAAAGGAGATATGGTATGCACTTCAAAATGCTCATAAAGGAATAAATCAAGTGAAGAGATCAAGGATTGAGCTGCTCATGAAGAACTATGAGCTCTTCTCTATGAATGAGTCTAAATCTGTTTAG